One stretch of Saccharomonospora xinjiangensis XJ-54 DNA includes these proteins:
- a CDS encoding undecaprenyl-diphosphate phosphatase, with protein MGWFEALVLGLVQGLTEFLPISSSAHIRLTAAFAGWDDPGAAFTAVTQIGTELAVLLYFSRKIGRILHRWFLSLTKREYRSDPDARMGWLIIVGSIPIAVLGLLFEDRIESVFRDLRLTATTLIVFGLLLLLADRVGRKDRGLDQLTIPHGLAYGFAQALALIPGVSRSGGTITGGLLLGYTRADAAEYAFLLAVPAVLASGVYKLTDIGEADAPGVGPTLLATIVSFGVGYAVIAWLMSYIKKNSFLPFVIYRVALGVLVLVLVFTGVLDPNAGPEEAGVAEQRN; from the coding sequence ATGGGCTGGTTCGAAGCACTCGTACTGGGACTGGTGCAGGGGCTCACGGAGTTCCTGCCGATCTCGTCAAGCGCGCACATCCGCTTGACCGCGGCCTTCGCGGGGTGGGACGACCCGGGGGCGGCGTTCACGGCCGTCACGCAGATCGGCACCGAACTCGCCGTGCTGCTGTACTTCAGCCGCAAGATCGGCCGGATCCTGCACCGCTGGTTCTTGTCGCTGACCAAGCGTGAGTACCGTTCCGATCCCGACGCGAGGATGGGCTGGCTCATCATCGTCGGATCGATCCCGATCGCGGTGCTCGGCCTGCTGTTCGAGGACCGCATCGAAAGCGTGTTCCGGGATCTGCGGCTGACGGCCACCACGCTGATCGTGTTCGGTCTGCTGCTGTTGCTGGCCGACCGGGTGGGCCGCAAGGACCGTGGCCTCGACCAGCTCACCATCCCGCACGGCCTCGCCTACGGCTTCGCGCAGGCACTCGCGCTCATCCCAGGGGTGTCCCGCTCCGGGGGCACCATCACCGGCGGTCTGCTCCTCGGCTACACGAGGGCCGACGCCGCCGAGTACGCCTTCCTGCTGGCCGTGCCCGCTGTGCTCGCGTCGGGCGTGTACAAACTCACCGACATCGGCGAGGCCGACGCGCCGGGAGTCGGGCCGACCCTGCTGGCCACCATCGTGTCGTTCGGTGTCGGCTACGCCGTGATCGCGTGGCTGATGTCCTACATCAAGAAGAACAGCTTCCTGCCGTTCGTGATCTACCGGGTCGCGCTGGGCGTGCTGGTGCTGGTGCTGGTGTTCACCGGCGTGCTCGACCCGAACGCGGGCCCTGAGGAGGCCGGCGTGGCCGAACAGCGAAACTGA
- a CDS encoding helix-turn-helix transcriptional regulator, with protein sequence MSVLADEPGSRRQHTPSRLLRLLSLLQTRREWSGAELAAKLGVTDRTVRRDIDRLRALDYPVASAPGTAGGYRLTSGRDLPPLQLDDDEVVAVALGLVTVASTSVTGIADNAMTALATLERGLPNRLRPRLAALGRSALAVPLREAPGVDPAVLAVLASCCRDREIVTFDYHARDGSRSARRVEPHHLITVRGHWYLLAYDLRRHGWRSFRADRLGCLTPVRHRFVPRALPAPDPATYLRRSFAAAEYAHNARLAVALPADDVRQRVFTTVPGEIEPAGPNACTVRLSAESVDLVAQYVVVIMALDTEVTLVDVSPEVARRLRAVRRKLPE encoded by the coding sequence GTGTCCGTACTCGCGGACGAGCCGGGGAGCAGGCGGCAGCACACGCCGTCCCGGTTGCTGCGGCTGCTGTCGCTGTTGCAGACCCGGCGGGAGTGGTCGGGGGCCGAACTCGCCGCGAAGCTCGGTGTCACCGACCGCACGGTGCGGCGCGACATCGACCGGCTGCGGGCGCTGGACTATCCCGTGGCGAGCGCACCCGGCACCGCGGGCGGCTACCGGCTGACCTCAGGCCGCGACCTTCCCCCGCTCCAGCTGGACGACGACGAAGTGGTCGCCGTGGCGCTGGGACTGGTGACGGTGGCGAGCACAAGCGTCACCGGGATCGCGGACAACGCCATGACGGCGCTGGCCACGCTGGAACGCGGTCTGCCCAACCGGCTGCGGCCCCGGCTCGCTGCCCTCGGCCGCAGTGCGCTCGCCGTCCCGCTCCGCGAGGCACCCGGCGTGGACCCCGCCGTGCTGGCCGTGCTCGCCTCGTGCTGCCGCGACCGCGAGATCGTGACCTTCGACTACCACGCGCGCGACGGCTCCCGCAGCGCCCGGCGAGTCGAACCACATCACCTGATCACCGTGCGAGGTCACTGGTACCTCCTCGCCTACGACCTTCGGCGGCACGGCTGGCGGTCCTTCCGTGCCGACCGGCTCGGCTGCCTGACGCCGGTGCGGCACCGCTTCGTCCCGCGCGCGCTGCCCGCGCCGGACCCTGCGACCTACCTGCGCCGGTCCTTCGCCGCCGCTGAGTACGCGCACAACGCCCGGCTCGCGGTGGCGCTGCCTGCCGACGATGTGCGGCAGCGGGTGTTCACGACCGTTCCCGGTGAGATCGAACCCGCCGGTCCGAACGCCTGCACGGTGCGGCTGAGCGCGGAGTCGGTGGATCTGGTCGCGCAGTACGTCGTGGTGATCATGGCGCTGGACACCGAGGTCACGCTCGTGGACGTCTCACCGGAGGTGGCGCGCAGGCTGCGGGCTGTGCGCCGGAAGCTCCCGGAGTGA
- a CDS encoding YncE family protein, whose amino-acid sequence MRIPARLSTTTSVLLAAALVWPLAACSGEEEVTDELQVVGNPTAATPQPSPETTTAPEGVVIGLDGGVTALTTAPGDGTVAVAVTDPARVLLYARDALGEPDPDPTVVELPGPVEHLTVADDEVLAPVPSENTLARITLDGDVRLVPVTGEPSGAATVDDRTLLSLRERKGVGVLDDGRTDPVIAGGLNSADDVVVADGRPLVLDRLRSAVFQVDIEGQDVGVGLRAGQGATNMVADDYGRVFVTDTRSGAVLAFSADPLLLRQLYPVAGGVYGMAYDSGRDVLWVTLTARNEVVGFDVRGGEPVERYRYPTVRQPDSVTVDSKTARVVVGSATGEGIQVITP is encoded by the coding sequence ATGAGAATCCCCGCACGGCTCTCCACGACGACCTCGGTACTGCTGGCCGCCGCGCTGGTGTGGCCGCTGGCTGCCTGCTCCGGAGAGGAGGAGGTCACCGACGAACTCCAGGTGGTCGGCAACCCCACCGCCGCGACCCCGCAGCCGTCTCCGGAGACCACGACGGCGCCCGAGGGCGTGGTGATCGGCCTCGACGGTGGTGTCACGGCTCTGACCACCGCACCGGGTGACGGCACCGTCGCCGTCGCGGTCACCGACCCCGCCAGGGTCCTGCTCTACGCCCGCGACGCTCTCGGCGAACCCGATCCGGACCCCACCGTGGTCGAGCTCCCAGGACCGGTCGAGCACCTCACCGTCGCGGACGACGAGGTACTGGCACCCGTGCCGTCGGAGAACACGCTCGCTCGCATCACTCTCGACGGTGACGTTCGCCTGGTCCCGGTCACCGGCGAGCCGAGCGGCGCGGCGACCGTCGATGACCGGACACTGCTGAGCCTGCGCGAGCGCAAGGGCGTCGGTGTGCTGGACGACGGCCGGACGGACCCGGTGATCGCGGGTGGCCTGAACAGTGCCGACGACGTGGTGGTGGCCGACGGCCGACCGCTCGTTCTCGACCGCCTGCGCAGCGCCGTGTTCCAGGTGGACATCGAGGGGCAGGACGTGGGCGTCGGCCTGCGGGCAGGCCAGGGCGCCACGAACATGGTCGCCGACGACTACGGCCGGGTGTTCGTCACCGACACCCGCAGCGGCGCCGTCCTGGCGTTCTCCGCCGACCCGCTGCTGCTGCGCCAGCTCTACCCGGTGGCCGGTGGGGTCTACGGAATGGCCTACGACTCCGGACGCGACGTGCTGTGGGTGACGCTGACGGCACGCAACGAGGTCGTCGGCTTCGACGTGCGCGGCGGTGAACCGGTGGAGCGGTACCGCTATCCCACCGTTCGCCAGCCCGATTCGGTTACCGTCGATTCCAAGACGGCCCGAGTCGTGGTGGGCTCGGCGACCGGTGAAGGGATCCAGGTGATCACTCCATGA
- a CDS encoding LLM class F420-dependent oxidoreductase has protein sequence MRLGLNLGYGAGSEVSNLALAREADSLGYSVVWVAEAYGSDAATVLAWIAAQTSSIDVGSAVLQIPARTPAATAMTAATLDMLSGGRFRLGLGVSGPQVSEGWHGVRFTSPIGRTREYLDIVRMALRREKVRYDGEHFQLPLPDGPGKALTLTVHPVREHIPTYLAAIGPKNLELTGEIADGWLPVFFSPDHADLQLDHLRAGAAKAGRTLADIDVAPSVPLVPGDDWTVCADSVRGYAALYLGGMGSRDKNFYNRLAVRMGFADAAAEVQDRYLAKDHEGAMAAVPLEFLDATSLLGPPSRIAERMAAFAEAGVTTLTVLPFVPPEDAPAALRVALEALDRAGVA, from the coding sequence GTGCGATTGGGACTGAATCTCGGATATGGCGCGGGCAGCGAGGTGTCCAACCTGGCACTGGCCAGGGAGGCCGACTCGCTCGGCTACTCGGTGGTGTGGGTCGCGGAGGCGTACGGTTCCGACGCGGCGACGGTGCTGGCGTGGATCGCCGCGCAGACGTCGTCCATCGACGTCGGAAGCGCTGTGCTCCAGATTCCGGCGCGGACCCCGGCCGCGACGGCGATGACGGCCGCGACGCTGGACATGCTGTCCGGGGGGCGGTTCCGCCTCGGCCTCGGCGTTTCCGGCCCGCAGGTGTCCGAGGGCTGGCACGGCGTGCGGTTCACCTCGCCGATCGGCAGGACCCGCGAGTACCTCGACATCGTGCGGATGGCCCTGCGCAGGGAGAAGGTCCGCTACGACGGCGAGCACTTCCAGCTCCCGCTTCCCGACGGTCCCGGAAAGGCGCTCACGCTGACGGTGCACCCTGTGCGCGAGCACATCCCCACCTACCTCGCCGCCATCGGGCCGAAGAATCTGGAACTCACCGGGGAGATCGCCGACGGCTGGCTTCCCGTGTTCTTCTCGCCCGACCACGCCGATCTGCAGCTCGACCACCTCAGGGCCGGGGCGGCCAAGGCGGGCCGCACGCTCGCGGACATCGACGTCGCGCCCTCGGTGCCGCTGGTGCCCGGCGACGACTGGACGGTGTGCGCCGACTCCGTCCGCGGCTACGCGGCGCTGTACCTGGGCGGGATGGGCAGCAGGGACAAGAACTTCTACAACCGGCTTGCCGTGCGCATGGGTTTCGCCGACGCCGCGGCCGAGGTGCAGGACCGGTATCTGGCCAAGGACCACGAGGGTGCGATGGCGGCGGTGCCGCTGGAGTTCCTCGACGCGACGTCGCTGCTCGGGCCGCCGTCGCGGATCGCCGAGCGCATGGCCGCCTTCGCCGAGGCTGGCGTGACCACGCTGACCGTGCTGCCCTTCGTGCCGCCGGAGGACGCGCCGGCGGCGTTGCGTGTGGCGCTGGAGGCACTGGACAGGGCGGGAGTGGCCTGA
- a CDS encoding FAD-binding oxidoreductase gives MTDRTPLRADLSAHTRAPVLTPGTGGYDAECGGYQLLDPHTPITVLAATRAEDVRAAVSLAATRGVPFAVQATGHGRVTPTTGLLISTRRMTGVRVDPAARTAWVEAGATWRHVVEAAAPHGLAPLSGSFPGVGAVSYTLGGGLGLLARRYGLACDHVRRFDVVTPDGRARQVTEHREPELFWALRGGGGHVGVVTGMEIGLVPVAHVYGGSLLFDVEQAPDVLDAWRRWTSDLPGELTSAVTVLTYPDLPGLPDPLRGRPVAHMRVVHCGKADEGRELVEPLRAIGPVIGDTLAERSYLDTGAVFDEPEQPHPYLGDNVVVRDLDPQALAGLTKAAGPSAPVLTVVGLRHLGGAIAEAPRGASAVGHRDGAYLVSVLSPVEGAERERVRGLHDAALGLFTDAALGRWLNFTFRALNPAEMRSAFAPGDYERLRRITDEIDPGGLLHTGHGGVSGE, from the coding sequence ATGACCGACAGGACCCCTCTTCGAGCCGACCTTTCCGCACACACCAGAGCCCCGGTGCTCACCCCCGGCACCGGCGGGTACGACGCCGAGTGCGGCGGCTACCAGCTGCTCGACCCCCACACTCCCATCACAGTTCTCGCCGCCACCCGCGCCGAGGACGTGCGCGCCGCCGTGTCGCTCGCGGCGACCAGAGGAGTCCCGTTCGCCGTGCAGGCCACGGGGCATGGGCGTGTCACGCCCACCACGGGACTGCTGATCAGCACCCGCCGGATGACCGGTGTGCGCGTCGATCCCGCCGCCCGCACCGCGTGGGTCGAGGCGGGAGCCACGTGGCGGCACGTCGTCGAGGCGGCGGCCCCGCACGGCCTCGCGCCGCTGTCCGGCAGCTTCCCCGGCGTCGGCGCCGTCTCCTACACCCTGGGCGGGGGTCTCGGCCTGCTGGCCCGCCGCTACGGTCTCGCCTGCGACCACGTGCGCCGGTTCGACGTGGTCACCCCCGATGGGCGGGCGCGGCAGGTGACCGAACACCGCGAACCCGAGCTGTTCTGGGCCCTGCGTGGCGGAGGCGGCCACGTCGGTGTGGTCACCGGGATGGAGATCGGCCTCGTTCCCGTCGCCCATGTCTACGGCGGCAGCCTGCTCTTCGATGTCGAGCAGGCGCCGGACGTGCTCGACGCCTGGCGGCGCTGGACCTCGGACCTGCCGGGCGAGTTGACCTCGGCCGTGACCGTGCTGACCTATCCGGACCTGCCGGGGCTGCCCGATCCGCTGCGCGGGCGGCCGGTGGCGCACATGCGTGTCGTCCACTGCGGGAAGGCCGACGAGGGGCGGGAGCTGGTGGAACCACTGCGCGCGATCGGGCCGGTCATCGGCGACACACTGGCCGAACGGTCCTACCTCGACACCGGGGCCGTCTTCGACGAACCCGAGCAGCCACACCCTTACCTCGGTGACAACGTCGTCGTCCGCGATCTCGACCCGCAGGCCCTCGCCGGCCTGACGAAAGCGGCGGGACCATCCGCGCCGGTGCTGACCGTGGTAGGGCTGCGTCATCTGGGCGGAGCCATCGCTGAAGCGCCGCGCGGGGCGAGCGCGGTGGGCCATCGCGACGGCGCCTACCTCGTGTCGGTTCTGTCACCGGTGGAGGGTGCGGAGCGGGAGAGGGTGCGCGGCCTCCACGACGCCGCGCTCGGTTTGTTCACCGACGCCGCGCTCGGCAGGTGGCTCAACTTCACGTTCCGCGCGCTCAACCCTGCCGAGATGCGCTCAGCCTTCGCACCCGGAGACTACGAACGGCTGCGGCGGATCACGGACGAGATCGATCCCGGCGGGCTGCTGCACACCGGCCACGGCGGTGTCTCAGGGGAGTGA
- a CDS encoding aldo/keto reductase has protein sequence MESRQLGTSGLRVSRMGLGTLSWSTSTDAEDAANQLAAFVDAGGTLVDTADIYGEGEVERLLGSLLRSLVPRDHVVLATKAVARRTGGPFGGGASRGALLSALDGSLRRLGVEHLDLWQLHAWDHAVPIEETLSALEYALRSGKVRYVGVCNYTGWQLATAASELDGGRIVSVQSEYSLLERGIEREVVPAAAHHGIGVLPWAPLGRGVLTGKYRTGTPADSRGASTAYANYVEQHRTERAARIVEAVVTAAEGLGTSPLSVALAWVRDRPGVIAPIVGARDKSQLAGSLAAESLTLPAAIKAALDDVSAIEFGYPERWPV, from the coding sequence ATGGAAAGCCGTCAGCTCGGCACCTCCGGCCTGCGGGTGTCGCGAATGGGGCTCGGCACGCTCTCGTGGTCAACCAGCACCGACGCCGAGGACGCCGCCAACCAGCTCGCGGCGTTCGTTGACGCGGGCGGCACTCTCGTCGATACCGCCGACATCTACGGCGAGGGAGAGGTCGAGCGCCTGCTGGGGTCGCTGCTGCGCAGTCTGGTGCCCCGCGATCACGTGGTGCTCGCCACCAAGGCCGTTGCCCGCAGAACCGGAGGCCCTTTCGGGGGTGGCGCCTCGCGCGGGGCTCTGCTGTCCGCGCTCGACGGTTCGCTGCGCAGGCTCGGGGTCGAACACCTCGACCTGTGGCAGTTGCACGCGTGGGACCATGCCGTTCCGATCGAGGAGACCCTGTCCGCGCTGGAGTACGCGCTGCGCAGCGGCAAGGTCCGCTATGTCGGAGTGTGCAACTACACGGGCTGGCAGCTCGCGACAGCAGCCTCGGAGCTGGACGGGGGCCGGATCGTGTCGGTGCAGTCCGAGTACTCGCTGCTCGAACGCGGCATCGAACGCGAGGTCGTTCCCGCCGCCGCGCATCACGGCATCGGTGTGCTGCCGTGGGCCCCGCTCGGCAGGGGCGTGCTCACCGGTAAGTACCGCACCGGCACCCCCGCCGACTCGCGTGGCGCCTCCACCGCCTACGCCAACTACGTCGAGCAGCACCGCACCGAACGCGCGGCGCGCATCGTGGAGGCGGTCGTCACGGCGGCGGAGGGCCTCGGCACCTCGCCGCTGTCCGTGGCACTGGCGTGGGTGCGTGACCGGCCCGGTGTGATCGCGCCCATCGTCGGCGCGCGCGACAAGAGCCAGCTCGCGGGCTCGCTCGCCGCCGAGAGTCTGACCCTGCCCGCAGCGATCAAGGCGGCGCTCGACGACGTCAGCGCCATCGAGTTCGGTTATCCGGAACGGTGGCCGGTATGA
- a CDS encoding DUF5703 family protein, which translates to MTNAEAVIDGDWEYRRVQLPPGVSRLSAAVQLSIQAEFSGWELSNVRLFADGTRKVWLRRRRSLATAGLLPGLIT; encoded by the coding sequence ATGACGAACGCGGAAGCGGTGATCGACGGGGATTGGGAGTACCGCCGGGTGCAGTTGCCTCCTGGTGTGTCCCGGCTCTCCGCCGCCGTGCAACTGTCGATCCAGGCCGAGTTCTCCGGCTGGGAGTTGTCGAACGTGCGGCTGTTCGCCGACGGCACCCGCAAGGTGTGGCTGCGACGGCGGCGATCGCTCGCCACGGCCGGGTTGTTGCCCGGGCTCATCACCTGA
- a CDS encoding histidine phosphatase family protein: MGTVILLRHGRSTANGAGVLAGRASGVGLDDTGRAQAEALVPRLADVPLAEVLTSPLLRCRQTLAPLLKARELTPRTETRLSEVDYGEWTGAKLADLARLPLWKVVQAQPSAAVFPGGEGLAQMQARAVGAMREHDARIAEEHGEHAVWLACTHGDVIKAVLADALGQHLDLFQRTVVEPASVSVIRYTETRPFVLRMNECGGDLSGIVPSKPKRRRRGGRLSSDADVGGATGRKDRA, translated from the coding sequence GTGGGAACTGTGATCCTGCTCAGGCACGGCCGATCGACGGCGAACGGCGCCGGGGTCCTCGCGGGGCGGGCCTCCGGCGTCGGTCTCGACGACACCGGCCGTGCGCAGGCGGAAGCGCTGGTGCCTCGGCTCGCTGACGTGCCACTGGCCGAGGTACTGACCTCGCCGTTGCTGCGGTGCAGGCAGACGCTGGCACCGCTGCTGAAGGCGAGGGAGCTGACCCCGCGCACCGAGACCCGGCTGTCCGAAGTTGACTACGGCGAGTGGACCGGTGCGAAGCTCGCCGATCTCGCACGGCTTCCCCTGTGGAAGGTCGTGCAGGCCCAGCCGTCCGCCGCGGTCTTTCCCGGAGGGGAGGGCCTGGCCCAGATGCAGGCCAGAGCCGTGGGCGCCATGCGGGAGCACGACGCCCGGATCGCCGAGGAGCACGGCGAGCACGCGGTGTGGCTGGCGTGCACCCACGGAGATGTGATCAAGGCGGTGCTGGCCGATGCGCTCGGCCAGCACCTCGACCTCTTCCAGCGCACGGTCGTCGAGCCGGCATCGGTCTCGGTGATCCGCTACACCGAGACCCGGCCGTTCGTGCTGCGCATGAACGAGTGCGGTGGCGATCTGAGCGGAATCGTGCCGTCGAAGCCGAAGCGGCGGCGCCGGGGCGGCAGGCTGTCCTCCGACGCGGACGTCGGGGGAGCGACAGGACGAAAGGACCGAGCGTGA